A region of Pseudarthrobacter sp. NIBRBAC000502770 DNA encodes the following proteins:
- a CDS encoding glycoside hydrolase family 68 protein: protein MHKHPQPRLLRWRTAAAALAATLAASAFLAVPAAQANEPSDPPAVQQMPAPTPGFPLPTQHTQQAFDPASDFTSKWTRADAKQIMAQSDSTVSPGANSMSPDVTMPEIPQDFPTMNDDVWVWDTWSLTDENANQISYKGWDVIFSLVADRHAGYGFDQRHWNARIGYFFRKTNADPAKDKWNYGGHLFLDNTSIGNTEWSGSTRLMQGNHVNVFYTATTFYDVAERNAGGGGIAPDAVIAKALGNIHADQNGVTFDGFEHTKLLEPDGKMYQTKAQNAGFAFRDPYTFQDPAHPGKTYMVFEGNTAENRGDYQCKAEDLGYRPGDPHAESVTDVQNSGAFYQTANVGLAVADNKDLTKWSFLPPILSGNCVNDQTERPQIFIQNENGKNKYYLFTISHQFTYAAGMRGPDGVYGFVGNGIRSDYQPMNYSGLALGSPTDLNLPSESPEAPTPNQNGRQFQAYSHYVQPGGLVQSFIDNVNGVRGGSLSPTVKINFRDGVSQVDRTFGRNGLGPFGYLPTNVRVGGEGLYK from the coding sequence ATGCACAAGCACCCCCAACCCCGGCTGCTGCGGTGGCGCACTGCGGCCGCAGCGCTGGCGGCGACCCTGGCCGCCTCGGCCTTCCTGGCCGTCCCCGCGGCCCAGGCCAATGAGCCCTCAGATCCGCCCGCCGTCCAGCAGATGCCTGCCCCCACGCCAGGCTTCCCCTTGCCGACGCAGCACACGCAGCAGGCCTTTGACCCGGCGTCGGACTTCACCTCCAAGTGGACCCGCGCAGACGCCAAGCAGATCATGGCGCAGAGCGACTCCACCGTCTCCCCGGGCGCAAACTCCATGAGCCCTGACGTCACCATGCCGGAGATCCCGCAGGACTTCCCCACCATGAATGACGACGTCTGGGTCTGGGACACCTGGTCCCTGACAGACGAAAACGCGAACCAGATCAGCTACAAGGGGTGGGACGTCATCTTCTCCCTGGTCGCCGACCGGCACGCCGGATACGGCTTTGACCAGCGCCACTGGAACGCCCGGATCGGGTACTTCTTCCGCAAGACCAACGCTGATCCCGCCAAGGACAAGTGGAACTACGGCGGGCACCTGTTCCTGGACAACACGTCCATCGGAAACACCGAGTGGTCCGGTTCCACCCGCCTGATGCAGGGCAACCACGTGAACGTCTTCTATACCGCCACCACCTTCTACGATGTGGCGGAGCGGAACGCCGGCGGCGGCGGCATCGCCCCCGACGCCGTCATCGCCAAGGCGTTGGGAAACATCCACGCCGACCAGAACGGGGTTACCTTTGACGGGTTCGAGCACACCAAGCTGCTGGAACCGGACGGAAAGATGTACCAGACCAAGGCGCAGAACGCCGGCTTTGCGTTCCGGGACCCGTACACCTTCCAGGACCCGGCCCATCCCGGCAAGACCTACATGGTGTTCGAAGGCAACACCGCGGAAAACCGCGGCGACTACCAGTGCAAGGCCGAGGACCTGGGCTACCGCCCCGGGGACCCGCACGCAGAAAGCGTCACGGACGTCCAGAACAGCGGCGCGTTCTACCAGACGGCCAACGTTGGGCTGGCGGTCGCGGACAACAAGGATTTGACCAAGTGGTCCTTCCTCCCGCCCATCCTTTCCGGGAACTGCGTGAACGACCAGACCGAGCGCCCGCAGATCTTCATCCAGAATGAGAACGGCAAGAACAAGTACTACCTGTTCACCATCAGCCACCAGTTCACCTACGCGGCAGGGATGCGCGGTCCCGACGGCGTGTACGGGTTCGTGGGCAACGGCATCCGTTCGGACTACCAGCCCATGAACTACAGCGGCCTGGCCCTCGGCTCGCCCACGGACCTGAACCTTCCGTCCGAGTCCCCGGAGGCGCCCACGCCGAACCAGAACGGGCGGCAGTTCCAGGCATACTCGCACTACGTGCAGCCCGGCGGCCTGGTGCAGTCCTTCATAGACAACGTCAACGGAGTCCGTGGCGGTTCCCTCTCGCCGACGGTAAAGATCAACTTCCGCGACGGCGTGTCCCAGGTGGACAGGACGTTCGGCCGGAACGGGCTGGGTCCGTTCGGCTACCTGCCCACCAACGTCAGGGTCGGCGGCGAAGGCCTTTACAAGTAG
- a CDS encoding Asp23/Gls24 family envelope stress response protein has product MEYQNPQPVVPNRPAASPAPGPGRTVISETAVAKVAGIAARAVPGVYSLGSGPSRALGAIRDAVGSSDHAAGVHAEVGETQVAVDITLVASYGTPLHALANSVRAAVYRAVEELVGLQVIEVNVEITDVYVPPPVKTAAPAASEREALL; this is encoded by the coding sequence ATGGAATACCAGAACCCACAACCCGTGGTGCCCAACCGTCCTGCCGCCAGCCCGGCTCCCGGTCCGGGCCGGACAGTTATTTCCGAGACCGCCGTGGCAAAGGTCGCGGGGATCGCTGCCCGTGCGGTTCCCGGCGTCTACTCACTGGGGTCGGGCCCGTCCCGTGCCCTGGGCGCCATCCGCGACGCCGTGGGAAGCTCCGACCACGCCGCGGGTGTCCACGCGGAAGTAGGCGAAACGCAGGTAGCCGTCGATATCACCCTGGTGGCCAGCTACGGAACGCCCCTGCATGCGCTGGCCAACAGCGTCCGTGCCGCCGTTTACCGGGCGGTCGAAGAACTGGTGGGTCTGCAGGTGATCGAGGTGAACGTCGAGATCACCGACGTCTATGTCCCACCCCCGGTCAAGACCGCAGCCCCGGCCGCTTCCGAACGGGAGGCGTTGCTGTGA
- a CDS encoding glycoside hydrolase family 13 protein codes for MTDPAVPVPGPTPSAWWADAVVYQIYPRSFADGNGDGMGDLRGVTGRLSYLESLGVDAIWLSPFYKSPQADGGYDVADYRQVDPLFGSLEDFDAMLQEAHRRGLKVIVDLVPNHTSDEHAWFREALAAPPGSPARDRYMFRDGKDEVPGSGDGGRAPNNWKSVFGGPAWSRVQEADGSPGQWYLHLFDTKQPDLNWDNPEVQEEMRSVLRFWLDRGADGFRVDVAHGLVKEAGLPDWDGVAAMVKGTSTPRLESHLPGDAPHAHTDAEEPHRSVSPMYPPSPFFDQDGVHAIYRDWHRVLAEYGGDRMMVAEAWVEPAERLARYVRPDEMQQAFNFDFLLAGWDAERMADAIDASLAAAESVGAPSTWVLSNHDTVRHTTRFGLKDPTTFPKGIGAADEQPDPALGLARARAATLVALALPGSAYLYQGEELGLPEHTTLPDEARQDPTFFRTHGAEIGRDGCRVPLPWTADQPGYGFSGELSGEAREPWLPQPESFGPLAADLQDGEEGSTLELYRAALSLRAAQQLGRGSVEWTDEHAPDSGLLAFRNGGVTVLSNMGFASAPLPEGLAVVLSSGPEPAEEWTGMREVPVDTTVYLMGGR; via the coding sequence ATGACCGATCCAGCCGTTCCGGTGCCGGGCCCAACCCCTTCTGCATGGTGGGCGGACGCCGTGGTTTACCAGATTTATCCCCGGTCGTTTGCGGATGGTAACGGTGATGGCATGGGCGATCTCCGCGGCGTCACGGGCCGTCTTTCCTACCTGGAGTCCCTTGGAGTGGATGCCATCTGGCTCTCTCCGTTCTACAAGTCGCCGCAGGCAGACGGCGGATACGACGTGGCCGACTACCGCCAGGTCGACCCGCTCTTCGGCTCCCTCGAAGATTTCGACGCCATGTTGCAGGAAGCTCACCGGCGCGGCCTGAAAGTCATCGTGGACCTGGTTCCGAACCACACCTCTGACGAGCATGCCTGGTTCCGGGAGGCGTTGGCGGCACCCCCGGGAAGCCCTGCGCGGGACCGGTACATGTTCAGGGACGGCAAGGACGAGGTCCCGGGATCCGGCGACGGTGGCCGGGCCCCCAACAACTGGAAATCCGTGTTCGGCGGGCCGGCCTGGAGCCGGGTGCAGGAGGCCGACGGCTCGCCGGGCCAGTGGTACCTCCATCTGTTCGATACCAAGCAACCGGACCTGAACTGGGACAACCCGGAGGTCCAGGAGGAGATGCGTTCGGTACTGCGCTTCTGGCTGGACCGCGGGGCCGACGGCTTCCGGGTGGACGTTGCCCACGGCCTGGTAAAGGAAGCAGGACTTCCGGACTGGGACGGTGTTGCCGCCATGGTGAAGGGAACCTCCACTCCCCGCCTGGAGAGCCATCTGCCCGGGGACGCTCCCCACGCCCACACCGACGCCGAAGAACCCCACCGGTCCGTGTCCCCCATGTATCCGCCATCTCCTTTCTTCGACCAGGACGGCGTCCACGCCATCTACCGGGACTGGCACCGAGTCCTGGCGGAGTACGGCGGGGACCGCATGATGGTGGCTGAAGCATGGGTGGAGCCGGCCGAGCGACTGGCACGCTATGTCCGGCCGGATGAAATGCAGCAGGCGTTCAACTTCGACTTCCTCCTGGCAGGCTGGGATGCCGAACGCATGGCTGACGCCATCGACGCCTCCCTGGCGGCGGCAGAATCCGTGGGGGCTCCGTCCACCTGGGTGCTCAGCAACCACGACACGGTGCGGCACACCACCCGGTTCGGCCTCAAGGATCCCACCACGTTCCCAAAGGGCATCGGGGCCGCCGACGAGCAGCCCGACCCGGCGCTGGGCCTGGCGCGGGCCCGCGCGGCCACGCTGGTTGCGCTGGCGCTGCCGGGCTCCGCCTACCTTTACCAGGGCGAGGAGCTGGGCCTGCCTGAGCACACCACCCTTCCCGATGAGGCGAGGCAGGACCCCACATTCTTCCGGACCCATGGTGCCGAAATCGGGCGCGACGGCTGCCGGGTCCCGCTGCCATGGACTGCGGACCAACCCGGGTACGGGTTCTCCGGTGAGTTGTCCGGCGAGGCACGCGAGCCATGGCTCCCCCAACCGGAAAGCTTCGGGCCCCTGGCCGCCGACCTTCAAGACGGCGAGGAAGGCTCAACCCTTGAGCTGTACCGGGCAGCCCTGTCCCTTCGTGCGGCACAACAGCTGGGCCGCGGCAGTGTGGAGTGGACGGATGAACACGCGCCGGACAGCGGCCTGCTGGCGTTCCGGAATGGAGGCGTCACGGTCCTGTCCAACATGGGATTCGCTTCCGCCCCCTTACCCGAGGGGTTGGCCGTGGTGCTGTCCAGCGGTCCCGAGCCGGCCGAAGAATGGACCGGCATGCGGGAGGTTCCCGTGGACACCACCGTGTACCTCATGGGCGGCAGGTAA
- a CDS encoding ABC transporter substrate-binding protein, producing the protein MKTPRFLLPAATAGILALTLSACGGGGGGGTTGGGGGGGDASANLDGRGPITYVQGKDNSNVVRPLVDKWNAAHPNEKVTFKEQTDQADQQHDDLVQHFQAKQSDYDVVDVDVVWTAEFAAKGWLQPLKDKMAIDTSAMLKPTVDSATYKGTLYAAPQTSDGGILYYRKDLVPTPPKTWDEMMGMCSIAKQNNIGCYAGQFSKYEGLTVNASEAINSAGGSVLDKDGKPNLNTAEAKAGLGNLAKAYADGNIPKEAITYKEEDSRQAFQSGKLLFLRNWPYAFNLITTEGSSAVKDKTGLAALPGKDGPGASSLGGHNLATSVYSKNKATALDFMKFMTSAETEKFYATQGSLAPVLGSLYDDQELVAKLPYLPVLKTSIQNAVPRPVTPFYPAVTKAIQDNAYSAIKGEKTVDSALSDMQKSIESAGAGS; encoded by the coding sequence ATGAAAACCCCGAGATTCCTGCTTCCGGCTGCCACTGCCGGCATTCTGGCCCTGACGTTGTCCGCCTGTGGCGGTGGAGGTGGAGGGGGCACCACCGGGGGCGGCGGTGGAGGCGGTGACGCCAGCGCCAACCTCGACGGCCGCGGCCCCATCACTTACGTCCAGGGCAAAGACAACAGCAACGTGGTGCGCCCCCTGGTGGACAAGTGGAACGCGGCCCACCCGAACGAAAAAGTCACTTTCAAGGAACAGACCGACCAGGCCGACCAGCAGCATGACGACCTTGTCCAGCACTTCCAGGCAAAGCAGTCGGATTACGACGTCGTGGATGTGGACGTCGTCTGGACCGCTGAATTCGCAGCCAAGGGCTGGCTGCAGCCGCTGAAGGACAAGATGGCGATCGACACGAGCGCCATGCTCAAGCCGACTGTGGACAGCGCAACCTACAAGGGCACCCTGTATGCGGCCCCGCAAACCTCGGACGGCGGCATCCTTTACTACCGGAAAGACCTGGTACCCACCCCTCCCAAGACCTGGGACGAGATGATGGGCATGTGCTCCATCGCCAAGCAGAACAACATCGGATGCTACGCGGGCCAGTTCAGCAAGTATGAGGGCCTCACGGTCAATGCGTCCGAGGCCATTAACTCCGCCGGCGGTTCCGTCCTGGACAAGGACGGCAAGCCCAACTTGAACACTGCCGAGGCCAAGGCCGGCCTGGGGAACCTGGCCAAGGCATACGCTGACGGCAACATTCCCAAGGAAGCCATAACGTACAAGGAAGAGGACAGCCGACAGGCGTTCCAGAGCGGTAAGCTCCTGTTCCTGCGCAACTGGCCCTACGCCTTCAACCTGATCACTACTGAAGGTTCGTCGGCCGTCAAGGACAAGACGGGGCTGGCTGCACTCCCGGGCAAGGATGGACCTGGGGCATCCTCACTCGGCGGCCACAACCTTGCCACCAGCGTGTACTCCAAGAACAAGGCAACTGCCCTTGACTTCATGAAGTTCATGACCTCGGCGGAGACCGAGAAGTTCTACGCTACCCAGGGCTCGTTGGCTCCGGTTCTCGGATCGCTGTATGACGACCAGGAACTCGTTGCCAAGCTGCCCTACCTGCCGGTGCTGAAGACGTCCATCCAGAATGCCGTACCGCGTCCTGTGACGCCTTTCTACCCGGCTGTTACCAAGGCAATCCAAGACAACGCCTACTCCGCTATCAAGGGAGAAAAGACAGTGGACTCCGCACTCTCTGACATGCAGAAATCCATCGAATCCGCCGGTGCGGGATCGTAG